One window from the genome of Lutra lutra chromosome X, mLutLut1.2, whole genome shotgun sequence encodes:
- the LOC125092274 gene encoding melanoma-associated antigen B10-like: MPRGQKSKLRAREKRRQAREESGHLVDAQATVPEKEKPSSSPSPRFKDAPQSSPATGAHSNPQITGKVHSTSTTAEAASNTRFNEGAKNQVEEKPNASQARDTTEHWPRGPIDKKVAMLVYYLLYKYQMKEPITKADMLRNVIQIYKNHFHEILWKASEHLELVFGLDVKEVDPNRNIYVLVNKLESSYNGRVNENGGVPKTGLLMTVLGVIFTKGNCATEEQVWEVLNMMGLYDGMKNFIYGEPRKLITKDWVKEEYLEYRQVADSDPPRYEFLWGPRAHAETSKMRVLEFVAKIHNTVPSAFPTWYEEALRDEEERARARVVAKACTAAMASARSRAMASSFSCPK, from the coding sequence ATGCCTCGGGGCCAGAAGAGCAAGCTTCGTGCCCGTGAAAAACGCCGCCAGGCTCGAGAAGAGTCAGGGCATCTGGTGGATGCTCAGGCTACTgtaccagagaaagaaaagccctCTTCATCTCCATCTCCTCGTTTCAAAGATGCTCCCCAGAGCTCACCTGCCACAGGAGCACACAGTAATCCTCAAATTACTGGCAAAGTCCACTCCACCAGCACTACTGCTGAAGCTGCTTCAAACACAAGATTTAATGAAGGTGCCAAAAATCAAGTGGAGGAAAAGCCAAATGCCTCACAGGCCAGGGATACCACTGAGCACTGGCCCAGAGGCCCTATAGATAAGAAGGTTGCTATGTTGGTATACTACCTGCTGTACAAGTATCAGATGAAAGAGCCCATTACCAAGGCAGATATGCTGAGAAATGTAATCCAGATTTACAAGAATCACTTCCATGAGATCCTCTGGAAAGCCTCTGAGCACTTGGAGCTGGTGTTTGGCCTTGACGTGAAGGAAGTGGATCCCAACAGGAACATCTATGTTCTTGTCAACAAATTGGAATCCAGCTATAATGGGAGAGTAAATGAGAATGGAGGTGTGCCCAAGACTGGCTTGTTGATGACTGTCCTGGGCGTGATCTTCACAAAGGGCAACTGTGCCACTGAGGAGCAAGTCTGGGAAGTGCTGAATATGATGGGGTTATATGATGGAATGAAGAACTTCATCTATGGGGAGCCCAGGAAGCTCATCACCAAAGATTGGGTGAAAGAAGAGTACCTGGAGTACCGGCAGGTGGCCGACAGTGATCCTCCACGCTATGAGTTCCTGTGGGGTCCCAGAGCCCATGCTGAGACCAGCAAGATGAGAGTCCTAGAATTTGTTGCCAAGATCCATAATACCGTCCCAAGTGCCTTCCCAACCTGGTATGAAGAGGCTTTGAGAGATGAGGAAGAGCGAGCCCGAGCCAGAGTTGTAGCCAAGGCTTGTACCGCTGCTATGGCAAGTGCACGCTCCAGGGCCATGGCCAGCAGCTTCTCCTGTCCCAAGTGA